The nucleotide window TGTTGTCATCGCCTGTGGATTGGCAAAGGGCAGAACGGCCATCACACCGGAGCGGATCGCCGTTAATGTCAAAGACATTCCGCCTGGCTCCTATGCAGATAACCAGGGGCAGCGTCCGGTGGACGAGCCGATTGTAGACGGCAGCCCGGACGGTATATTCTCCACCTTGCCCATACGTGCCATGGTGAATGACATGACGGCAGCAGGTATTCCCGCTGCCGTCTCCAATACAGCAGGCACGTATATCTGCAACAACACGATGTACCGGGTTCTAGATCATATTCGTGTAGGGCAGCTTCCGATCCGTGCCGGATTTGTACATTTTCCAGCCTCTACAGAGATGGCTGTGTTGCAGCCTTCCGTCCCTGCGCTACCTATTCCCATGATGCTGGATGCGCTGCGGATAATGATCCGCACAGTTGTGGCTGAATCGTAGGTGATGGTTGCGATTTTTCGGCTGCGGTTGCAGCAGAACGTAGGTGACGGTTGGATTCGTAAACCGAAGTTGTGAGAGGGCGAGCAGTGGATTGGAATGGGTTACAGTAGGGTTCAGGATGACGTGGAGTATAAATATGAAGTTGAATATAGAGTGAAAAAAAGAGCTGTCCCATCGTCATAAGTCTGACGTTAGGGGACAGCTCTTTCTATTTCGTGTGCCATGTGTCATGGGTAGTGTAGTCCAACATGGTTAGTGAGGTCACTAGTTTGCAGCAAAGTATCTTGATGCAAGTATTTCGCCTAGTTAAAAATTAGACTCTAAAACCGCAAACCGCAAACCGCAAACCCGAAACCCGATAAGGCTTATATAACTTTTGCTGGAAAGTAGAGATTTAGCGAAATAGATGCGGGGGAGTTTAAGCGTAGACTCCGATTCGTGAGCCTTCTAAGCTTCTGAATACAACTTTTATTAACCCGAAGTAACCAAGCTCTTACAAAACAAGACGCTAGGACACCGTCATCACCCTGGCTAGCTAAGAAGTTTGTATCCACGAATGAACCCTATGCAGGACTCTAACGAATCGAGCACACGCTATTCGCCGAGAATCCGCACATACCAATTTCTAACGAATCGTAGGATCGTTATTGTGTGGAATGAAGCGAGTTTGTCGACGATATGAACGAATTTTAGCCGAATACGGTGTCTGAGATTCGTTAGAATTCTCATACCACGTTATTCGGCTAAATAAGGTGCGCTGGGTTCTTTAGATATAGAGCGAAGAGAAACTAACTCAAATTAAATAAATGTTAGATTCGCAACAGATCAAGGTCGAACTCGGGAACGAGTCCTTCTTTCATGGCACGTCCAAGCAGTGCAGTGATTGCACCGTAACCATCATCGCCCAGGTTGGCGCTGAACTCGTTAACGTACAGGCCGATATGCTGTGCAGCTACGTCAGGGTCCATTTCTTGGGCATGTTCCATAACGTATGCTCTCGACTCATCCGGGTGAGCCCATGCATATTCAACGGAGGCACGTGCCCATCCGGCGAGGGCGTGAGCATCCATGTCACGACGTGCGATGATTGCTCCAAGTGGAATTGGCAAGCCTGTATCACTTTCCCACCAGTTGCCGAGATCTGTCATCAGTTTGAGATCATAGTTCTGATACGTGAAGCGTGCTTCATGGATGACAAGTCCGGCATCGATTTTGCCGTCACGAACAGCAGGCATGATCTGGTCGAATGGCATGACGACAATCTCACCTACACCGCCAGGAACATTTTGCGCTGCCCACAGACGGAACAACATATATGCTGTCGAGCGTTCACTTGGCACAGCAACCCGTCGTCCAGAGAGATAGCTGGGATCGGTCGTGCCATTTGCAGTCAGAACCAGTGGACCGCATCCTCTGCCGAGTGCGCCTCCAGCAGGAAGCAGAGCATAGTCAGATAGCACGTATGGAAGTGCTGCATAAGATATTTTCATAACTTCAGGTGTATCTGGTCCATCCGGATTTGCCGCCAGACCATTGGTAATATCAATATCAGCATAACGGACATCCAGCTCAGGTGCGCCGGGGATCAACCCGTGCACCCACGCGTGAAAGATAAATGTATCATTTGGACAAGGGGAAAATGCAATTTTCATGATGTAATAACCTCCCGTAAAATGGAACTTGCAGCCTGGAGCGCATCGAGGGCATCCTTGATGCGCCAAGCGTCGCGGTCGCGTGGACCGACCGCGTTGGATATGGCCCGCAGTTCGAGTGCTGGCACGCCGAACTGCTGGGCAGCTGTTGCCACGCCGAAGCCTTCCATGCCTTCGGCGGCGGCATCCGGCACGCGGCGCAATAGCTCCGCGGCCGTCTCCGCTGTTCCGGTCGCCGTTGACACGGTGACCGCAGTGCCTCCGCTGACAGCGAGCCCGGCCCGCTGCAGCTCATGGCGCAGGCGAGCGGCAAGCTCCGCGTCCGCCGCCACAATGGACGAGCCGAATCCAAGCTCGTCCACACTAAGGAAGCCGTCTGGCGTCTGCGAGCCCAGATCGGCAGCAACCATGGCGTCGGCGACCACGAGGGAGCCGACGTCTGCCCGGCCGGGGAACCCGCCGCCGATGCCGGCACTGATCACCAGCATGTAGGCTGGTGAAGATCCGGCCCCGGTAAGGGGCCCCGGCCTTGAAGATGTGGCAGATGTCTGTGCCACATCGGGTGTGCCTGGCGCGGTGGAAACCTGCGCCAACGCACTTGTGCTTGCAGCCGCTACGGCATATGCCAATGTAGCGGCCGTTCCCGCTGCGGCCGAGGCTGGGCCAACGCCAGCAGCGATGACGTCAAATCGTTCCGCGGCCGCGTCTCCCAAACCGCGGATGACCGCATCTTTTTCCGCATCAACCGCGGTTACAATTAACACACGCTGTGATGAATTTGTTTGGACCAAACTTATAGCTGAAGCGGTCGTTTCCCCGGTTAATTTCCCTTGTTGCCCACTGGTTTCGAGTGATGCGTTCAGTTTATTATTCTGCTTTTCATCCTGTTTATGTTCATTCATCTCGGATTCTCCTTGTGAGGTAGTTAGAGGCGTAGCATATGCTTTCAAAGAAGCTTCCTTACAGAAAGACTTTTGCTACGCTCCGTCAGGCTAATACTGCCTTTTAATTTCTATATTTCCGTGTACATGTACAGCTCAATTTATATAAG belongs to Paenibacillus sp. FSL H8-0079 and includes:
- a CDS encoding pyroglutamyl-peptidase I; translated protein: MVKILISGFEPFGGDAVNPTGALMEALANEVMDGAELKTVLLPVHFNECADLLIAEMEVYRPDVVIACGLAKGRTAITPERIAVNVKDIPPGSYADNQGQRPVDEPIVDGSPDGIFSTLPIRAMVNDMTAAGIPAAVSNTAGTYICNNTMYRVLDHIRVGQLPIRAGFVHFPASTEMAVLQPSVPALPIPMMLDALRIMIRTVVAES
- a CDS encoding 1,4-dihydroxy-6-naphthoate synthase, giving the protein MKIAFSPCPNDTFIFHAWVHGLIPGAPELDVRYADIDITNGLAANPDGPDTPEVMKISYAALPYVLSDYALLPAGGALGRGCGPLVLTANGTTDPSYLSGRRVAVPSERSTAYMLFRLWAAQNVPGGVGEIVVMPFDQIMPAVRDGKIDAGLVIHEARFTYQNYDLKLMTDLGNWWESDTGLPIPLGAIIARRDMDAHALAGWARASVEYAWAHPDESRAYVMEHAQEMDPDVAAQHIGLYVNEFSANLGDDGYGAITALLGRAMKEGLVPEFDLDLLRI
- a CDS encoding futalosine hydrolase encodes the protein MNEHKQDEKQNNKLNASLETSGQQGKLTGETTASAISLVQTNSSQRVLIVTAVDAEKDAVIRGLGDAAAERFDVIAAGVGPASAAAGTAATLAYAVAAASTSALAQVSTAPGTPDVAQTSATSSRPGPLTGAGSSPAYMLVISAGIGGGFPGRADVGSLVVADAMVAADLGSQTPDGFLSVDELGFGSSIVAADAELAARLRHELQRAGLAVSGGTAVTVSTATGTAETAAELLRRVPDAAAEGMEGFGVATAAQQFGVPALELRAISNAVGPRDRDAWRIKDALDALQAASSILREVITS